The Lactuca sativa cultivar Salinas chromosome 2, Lsat_Salinas_v11, whole genome shotgun sequence genome includes a window with the following:
- the LOC111896298 gene encoding SKP1-like protein 21 — protein sequence MAIVKPEMKSFIWLETPDGSTQQVEEEVAMFCPMICREVLQTGMGSSKNYAIKLPQRVTTPVLGLILDYCRFHQVQGRSNKERKSFDEKLIRLDTKKLCELTSGADSLQLRPLVDLTSRALARMIEGKTPEEIRHTFHLPDDLTEEEKLEPLRIRTNDPRIRLLNRLYARKRKELKIREKAKCMLENVEVEEEHEHVDDRSVDDLLLFINSGDEKDSKGVKSSASGAPKNKKKNRRRKDHPKGLHIIENGNHKKETDSLCSSASSPSKISKLLESDSPTAIMHSSDFDFDDELDPAMKEQLDREVEDFARRLNSVWPKRVSGTGMGSLGHDRRIAFAPLSRSS from the exons ATGGCTATTGTCAAACCAGAG ATGAAGTCTTTCATCTGGCTAGAAACTCCTGATGGTTCAACTCAACAAGTGGAGGAAGAAGTTGCAATGTTTTGTCCAATGATATGCAGAGAAGTCCTTCAAACAGGCATGGGGTCCTCTAAAAACTATGCTATAAAACTTCCTCAACGAGTCACTACACCTGTCTTGGGCTTAATACTTGACTATTGTCGCTTTCATCAAGTGCAAGGGAGATCTAATAAG GAGAGGAAAAGTTTTGATGAAAAGTTGATACGATTGGATACAAAAAAGTTATGCGAATTGACATCTGGCGCGGATAGTCTCCAGCTAAGACCACTGGTTGACCTCACAAGCCGTGCACTTGCTCGCATGATAGAAGGCAAAACTCCTGAAGAAATACGTCACACTTTTCATCTCCCTGATGATCTTACAGAG GAAGAGAAGTTGGAACCTTTGAGAATCAGGACCAACGATCCACGGATCCGTCTCTTAAATAGGTTATATGCAAGAAAGAGAAAAGAATTAAAAATCAGAGAAAAAGCAAAG TGTATGCTTGAAAATGTTGAAGTTGAAGAGGAGCATGAGCATGTTGATGATCGCTCTGTTGATGATCTCTTGTTATTCATAAACAGCGGAGATGAAAAAG ATTCCAAAGGTGTTAAATCATCTGCTTCTGGTGCTCCCAAGAACAAAAAGAAAAACCGTAGGAGAAAGGATCATCCCAAGGGCCTTCACATCATTGAGAATGGGAATCATAAAAAG GAAACAGATAGTTTGTGTTCGTCTGCGTCTAGTCCAAGTAAAATTTCAAAGCTGCTAGAATCTGATTCTCCTACGGCTATTATGCATTCTTCCGACTTTGATTTTGATGATGAGTTGGATCCTGCAATGAAGGAACAACTTGACAG GGAAGTAGAGGATTTTGCTAGAAGACTAAACTCTGTTTGGCCAAAAAGAGTGTCGGGGACAGGGATGGGATCATTGGGCCATGACAGGCGCATTGCATTTGCACCGCTGTCTAGAAGTAGCTAa
- the LOC111896312 gene encoding kinesin-like protein KIN-10C has translation MAPSSSNQSKSSSNLGGKVRIIARIRGFSDQELASDAAHSKSMISVFKSGDGVKLSFDDQLLSRKNEYEVDHCYQQNEDTALIFSSEIKPHISRVFNGENSTFIAFGARDGGKTYTIKGSEEKLGLGMLVMDEILKTVEGGKHTITVSIFEVFQDHVYDLLDPKNPEVQVLEDAHGKIMLKGLSKVPVKSLLEFQKLYLSDNSLNKPTKKITLELPRRSHKALMINILACDEGGSSKLVGKMNFIDLAGYENSRRNTFDGTNLNESTRINKSLNALLNVIHAINANESRVPYRESKLARALQDSFGGNSHISVLFCLNPLFCPDTIHTVTLASRLKNIKPLVAACSAAKKQTNSTASISGKKHTKPPLSANKLDSTTKQQTNSRLPLSAKKTNSVLKGRNLFSGTEEANGFKEKTPRMENNLPNIVKSVIPDNNDSTVVPHAKEEKCSSVTVLSNSDSAHVASNIVPSSHEEDASVKTQNNLPHVNEKENNSLVANEGASPPISVKLKRLADNLKALSSTPLPVSRLQNANTQVCNSVDTMEPKTPLVTHKMDTSNSKCQSGSFSKRSSGLKQALVQNYLHFLNTASEDDLKGISGIKEKRASYILELREKSPEPFKSLDDLQELGLSAKQVKNMMKDVVRDLFS, from the exons ATGGCTCCATCTTCAAGCAATCAGTCTAAGTCATCATCAAACCTTGGTGGAAAAGTACGAATCATTGCAAGGATTCGAGGTTTTTCGGATCAGGAGTTGGCATCTGATGCCGCACACTCAAAGTCTATGATATCTGTCTTTAAATCTGGTGATGGTGTTAAGCTTTCATTTGATGATCAACTATTGAG CCGGAAAAATGAGTATGAGGTGGACCATTGTTATCAGCAAAATGAAGACACTGCCCTAATATTCTCAAGCGAGATTAAGCCTCACATTTCAAGggtttttaatggtgaaaactcaaCATTTATTGCATTTGGAGCCAGAGACGGTGGAAAAACATACACAATCAAA GGTTCCGAAGAAAAATTAGGTTTGGGAATGTTGGTGATGGATGAAATTCTGAAAACTGTAGAAGGAGGAAAACATACAATCACAGTATCAATCTTTGAAGTTTTTCAGGATCATgtttatgatctattagatcccAAGAATCCTGAGGTTCAAGTACTAGAAGATGCTCATGGAAAAATAATGCTTAAAGGGCTTTCTAAG GTACCCGTGAAATCATTGTTAGAATTTCAGAAGTTATACTTGAGTGACAATAGTTTAAACAAACCAACAAAAAAGATAACTCTAGAGTTGCCAAGAAGGAGCCATAAAGCTCTCATGATAAACATTTTAGCTTGTGATGAAGGAGGAAGCTCTAAACTTGTTGGAAAGATGAACTTTATTGATCTTGCAG GGTATGAAAATTCGAGAAGAAATACCTTTGATGGAACCAATCTTAATGAGTCTACACGAATCAACAAGTCTTTAAATGCATTGCTTAATGTGATTCATGCCATCAATGCCAATGAGAGTCGTGTCCCTTATAGAGAAAGCAAACTTGCAAGAGCACTACAAGATTCATTTGGTGGAAATAGTCATATATCAGTGTTATTTTGCTTG AACCCATTGTTTTGCCCCGACACTATTCATACAGTTACTTTAGCTTCAAGGTTGAAAAATATAAAGCCTTTGGTTGCTGCATGCTCTGCTGCAAAGAAACAAACCAACTCCACAGCATCTATTTCTGGAAAGAAACACACAAAGCCTCCTTTATCTGCAAATAAACTCGATTCTACAACAAAACAACAAACCAACTCCAGATTGCCTTTGTCTGCAAAGAAAACTAATTCTGTGCTAAAAGGAAG GAATCTTTTTAGTGGTACAGAGGAAGCAAATGGTTTCAAGGAGAAAACACCGAGAATG GAAAATAATCTTCCAAATATAGTAAAATCAGTTATTCCTGATAATAATGATTCCACTGTTGTACCTCATGCGAAGGAG GAAAAATGTTCATCAGTCACTGTTTTATCCAACTCAGATTCTGCACATGTTGCTTCCAACATTGTACCTAGTTCACATGAGGAG GATGCTTCTGTAAAGACACAAAACAACCTTCCTCATGTCAATG AGAAAGAGAACAATAGTTTGGTTGCTAATGAAGGCGCATCACCACCTATAAGTGTTAAGTTGAAAAGATTAGCAGATAATTTGAAAGCATTATCTTCAACTCCTCTGCCTGTAAGTAGGCTGCAGAATGCAAATACTCAAGTCTGCAATTCTGTTGATACTATGGAACCAAAAACACCTCTAGTTACACATAAAATGGATACTTCAAATTCAAAATGTCAATCTGGATCATTCAGCAAACGTAGCTCAGGGTTGAAG CAAGCGCTTGTGCAAAACTATCTACATTTTCTAAATACAGCTAGCga GGATGACTTGAAAGGGATCTCG GGTATTAAGGAGAAGAGAGCTTCATACATTCTAGAACTTCGTGAAAAATCACCCGAACCTTTTAAAAGC CTTGATGATTTGCAGGAACTTGGTCTTTCAGCAAAACAG GTCAAGAACATGATGAAAGATGTTGTTAGGGATCTTTTCAGCTAG
- the LOC111896305 gene encoding gibberellin 20-oxidase-like protein, with protein sequence MLTSKTSIDLPVFDVSKPLTPSHLSSLSLACKEWGFFHIINHGISKELYNKLRFLSYQLFDLPYEQKLKAGPLSNIKTYTPHFIASPFFESIRVSGPDFLESAQRSADVLLNHTKSEFSEVLREYGSTMRNLSNKIIEMLLMCLGEDFGKKFEPEFSNSEGYLRIINYSPPKIIKKDIEGLGMHTDMSCITIVYQDESGGLQVRSKEGKWMDIDPCEETLVVNIGDLMQAWSNGKLRSSEHRVVLKEHKNRFSLAFFWCFEDNKVVFAPDEVVGDKSLRAYKPFLCGDYMKFRENSEKGKFEKVGFTVKDFAGT encoded by the exons ATGCTTACATCCAAAACTTCCATAGATCTTCCTGTTTTTGATGTATCTAAACCCTTAACCCCATCGCACCTCTCTTCCCTCTCTTTAGCGTGTAAAGAATGGGGATTCTTTCACATAATCAACCATGGGATCTCGAAAGAGCTTTACAATAAACTTCGATTCCTATCTTATCAGCTCTTTGATCTACCATATGAACAGAAACTCAAAGCTGGTCCCTTATCGAACATCAAAACCTACACTCCTCATTTCATTGCCTCTCCCTTTTTTGAGTCGATTCGTGTTTCTGGACCTGATTTTCTTGAATCCGCACAGAGATCTGCCGATGTGCTCTTGAACCACACAAAGTCGGAATTCAG TGAGGTGTTAAGGGAATATGGGAGCACCATGAGGAACCTATCTAATAAGATCATTGAGATGTTATTAATGTGTTTGGGGGAAGATTTTGGGAAGAAATTTGAACCCGAATTCTCAAACTCCGAAGGGTATTTACGAATAATAAACTACTCgccacccaaaatcataaaaaaagaCATTGAAGGGCTTGGCATGCACACAGATATGAGCTGCATAACAATAGTCTATCAGGATGAAAGTGGTGGACTTCAAGTCAGATCTAAAGAAGGGAAATGGATGGACATAGACCCGTGTGAAGAAACACTGGTTGTGAATATTGGTGATTTGATGCAAGCTTGGAGTAATGGGAAGTTAAGGTCATCTGAACATAGAGTCGTTTTAAAGGAACATAAAAACCGGTTTTCGCTTGCTTTCTTTTGGTGCTTTGAGGATAATAAGGTTGTTTTTGCACCTGATGAAGTTGTGGGTGACAAGAGTTTGAGAGCCTATAAACCCTTCTTGTGTGGTGATTATATGAAGTTTAGAGAGAATAGTGAGAAAGGCAAGTTTGAGAAAGTTGGATTCACAGTGAAAGATTTTGCGGGTACTTGA